A region from the Bactrocera neohumeralis isolate Rockhampton unplaced genomic scaffold, APGP_CSIRO_Bneo_wtdbg2-racon-allhic-juicebox.fasta_v2 ctg453, whole genome shotgun sequence genome encodes:
- the LOC126767189 gene encoding uncharacterized protein LOC126767189 codes for MQFEQFRKSKVITTKQQYALMVELLQQKPEMAQGFTKCPKEEVAAVWNNMAQELNSVGPPIKDISSWKKVWLDWKAYIKRKLVENKKEQSATGGGRNRQHHFNELEEAVITLTALQTSTSGIENT; via the exons ATGCAATTCGAACAGTTCCGAAA GTCCAAAGTAATTACCACAAAGCAACAATATGCACTAATGGTTGAGCTGTTACAGCAAAAACCAGAAATGGCACAGGGTTTTACCAAGTGCCCTAAAGAAGAAGTGGCAGCTGTTTGGAACAATATGGCCCAAGAACTGAATAGTGTTGGTCCGCCTATCAAGGATATTTCCAGCTGGAAGAAG gTATGGCTTGACTGGAAGGCctatataaaaaggaaattagttgaaaataaaaaggagCAGTCAGCTACTGGTGGCGGCAGAAATAGGCAGCACCATTTCAACGAATTGGAGGAAGCGGTGATCACATTAACGGCATTGCAAACAAGCACAAGTGGTATCGAGAATACT